From the genome of Pseudomonadota bacterium:
AATGATAGAGCACAGCGAGGCGAATGGACAGAAGGGACCCCTCTGGACATCGCCCGCCCGAGCCGATAGTCTTCGGCCACTGTCACCTCAGAAAACGGCGCCGCTAGGGCCCGAGCGAGGAGTTCCCCGATGGCCAACGAGTACAAGCCGTACGTCGATCCCAAGGAGACCCTGAAGGAGCTGACGCTGCCGCCCTTGATCCTCGGCGCGATCATGGCGGTCGTGCTCGGCGCGGCGAACGTCTACCTCGGCCTCAAGGCGGGCATGACCGTGGCCGCGACGTTCCCGGCGGCCGTGCTCTCCATGGCCGTGCTCAAGCTCTTCAAGGGCAACATCCTCGAGGAGAACATCGCGCGTACCACGGGCGCGGTCGGCGAGGCGCTCGCGGCCGGCGCGATCTTCACGGTGCCGGCGTTCATCCTCGTCGGCGCCTGGGGCGACATCGAGCTGTTCTCGAAGGAGTGGCTGCTCGCGACGGCGCTCCTGCTCGTCGGCGGCATCCTGGGCGTGCTCCTCATGATCCTCCTGCGCCGCACGTTCATGGAGGACGCGTCGCTGCCGTTCCCGGAGAGCCTCGCCTGCACCGAGATCGTGAAGGCCGGCCAAGGCGGCCAGTCCGGCGCGGGCGCCGTGTTCGCGGCCATGGGTGTCGCCGGGCTCGTCGAGTTCTTCAAGAACGGCGCCGGCGTGCCGGTCATCGGCGGCCACTACAAGGGCGCGTTCAAGCTCGGCGAGGAGTCGAACGGGGCGTTCCCGTTCTTCACCCCCGAGCCGTCGCCCGCGTTCCTCGCGGTCGGCTACATCATCGGGCCCAAGTACGGCGCCATCGCGGCCGCGGGCGGCATCTTCGGCTGGCTGTTCCTCACGCCGGTCATCCTGTTCATGATGGCCCAGTCGGACACCGCCTTCGCGACGGCCATCAACGGCCTGATCGCGGACGGCAACACCGACGCCCTGTTCGGGGGCGAGGGCGCCTTCCCGGGGCTCAAGGCGATCTACGCCAGCAACGTCAAGATGATCGCGATAGGCGCGATGATCGTCGGCGCGTTCTTCACGCTCTTCAAGATGCGCTCCAACCTCAAGGCCGGCATCGGCCGATCGCTCAAGGCGATCAGCGGCGGCGGCGGCGGCGCGGCGGGTGTCGAGGTGCTGCGCACGGACAAGGACATCAACGTCAAGTTCGTGTTCCTCGCGATCGTGCTCATGCTGCTCGCCATGCTCGGCCTGTACACGATCCTGTGCAGCTCGTTCACGGTGTCGCTCGTCGTCACCGTCGTCATGGCGATCATGTCGTTCCTGTTCGCGGCCGTCGCCGGCTTCCTCGTCTCGATCATCGGCTCGTCGTCGAACCCGATCTCCGGGCTCACCCTGTCGACGCTGCTGATCGCGGCCGGCCTGCTCGTGCTGCTTGGCATGGGCGGCCAGTACGAGGCGGACGGCAAGACGATGAGCGCGACGATGAGCGCGGGCGTGCTCGCGGTGCTCGGCGTCGCGACCGTGGTGTGCTGCGTGGCCGGCGTGGCCGGCGACATGGCCCAGGACTGGAAGGTCGGCTACCTGCTCGGCGGCACGCCGTGGCGGATGGAGGTCGGCGGCTTCATCGGCGTGATCGCGGCCGCGCTCTTCCTCGTGAGCGTCATCACGCTGCTGCACCAGGCCGAGATGAAGTCGGACTTCGAGAAGGGGCTGAAGGGCGCCCAGTTCGACCAGGGCAAGATCGCCCTGATCTCTGGCATCGTGGGGGAGGAGGCCGGGAAGCCCGCCGGCCTGAGCGAGTCGACGCGCGCGGCGCTGAAGGAGAAGGGGTTCAGCGAGGCGGAGATCGCGACCATCGGCGAGCGGGCGGCCAAGGCGCGCGGCATAGGCGGCGACGGCCTGTCGGCGCCGCAGGCCGGCCTCATGGCGACGACCTCCCAGGGGATCATCTCGGGCCAGCTGCCCTGGGAGCTGATCCTCATCGGGATGATGTTCGCGTTCGGCCTGATCTTCGTCGGCGTGCCGAGCCCGATGCTCGTCGCGGTCGGCATGTACCTGCCGTTCCAGACCACGACCGCGATCTTCACGGGCGGCGTCATCGCCTGGATCGGAGCCAAGATCGCGAAGAAGCTGGGCGCCAAGGACGAGAAGGAGATCGAGGCGGTGAACAACCAGGGGCTGCTCGTCGCGTCCGGCTTCGTGGCCGGCGAGGCGCTCATGGGGATCATCCTCGCCGTGCTGGTGACGGCCAACATCAAGATCGTCTCCGATCCGCCGGCCTGGTTCGGCATGAAGTGGCTGGGCGGCGTCCTGATCGCGGCGCTCGCCTTCTACCTCATCAAGGGCTCGATGAAGGGCCTCAAGACGAGCAAGTAGCGGGGCTTCCCCTTTGGGCGAGAACTACCTCGACCGCGTGCCCAGGAGAAACGTCGACTTCGAGGAGGGCGAGGGCGGGCGGCTCGTCCTCCTGCGCCCCAAGTTCATGACCGGGCCGTTCGCGCGGTGGCTGCAGCCGAGGCTCCCCAGGAAGTTCTTCCGCGTGAAGCTCGACGACGTCGGCACGCTCGTGTGGCGCTCGATCGACGGCGCGCGCACGGTGGGTGACATCGCGGAGATCCTGTTCGCCGAGTTCGGCGAGCGCGTCGAGCCGCGGCACGAGCGGTGCTCGAAGTTCGTCCACTCGCTCCACCAGGGCGCGATGATCGCGTTCGTGGAACCCGGCGACGGCGCGGCCGGGGGGGCTTGAGATGGAGCCCCGCGAGCGCAGGGCGCAGATCCTCGGCCACGCGGCGCGGCTGTTCGGCGACAAGGGCTACTACGACACGTCGATCGCGGACATCATCGCCGCGGCGGGCGTCGCGCGCGGCACGTTCTACCTGTACTTCGAGAGCAAGCGCGGGATCTTCGAGGAGCTCCTCTCCGGCCTGCTCGCGGAGCTCCACGACAGGATCCGGACGGTCGAGACCGACGCCGGATCGCCGTCCGCGCGCGCGCAGCTCATCGACAACATCGCCCGCGTGATCCGGCTGTTCGCCGACGAGCGGCACATGCTCGCGATCCTCCTCAAGGGCGCGGCCGGCGTCGACAAGGAGTTCGACGCCAAGCTGGACGAGTTCTACGCGGAGATCACCGAGCTGATGGAGAGCTCGCTCACGGTCGGGCAGGAGATGGGGATCGTCCGGCCCTGCGACACGCGCATCGCCGCGGTCGTGGCGCTCGGCGTCTTCAAGGAGGTGCTCCGCTACCTCCTCGAGAACGAGGAGCGCGCGGCCGACGATCCGGCGAAGCTCGCGGCGGAGGTGCTCGACATCTTCTCGAGGGGCGTGCTGATGGACGGCGTGTCCATCCCCTGAGCCCGGACGACGGCACTTTACAAAGCCCGCCGGCACGCTACGATGATCGCCACCCGAGAGGTCCGACCGAGGAGGCGCCTGTGACACCCAACGACATCAAGACGGCACTCACCTTCGACGACGTGCTCCTCAGGCCGAGCTACAGCGAGGTGCTGCCGACCGAGGTCGACGTCACGACGCGGCTCACCCGGTCGCTCCGGCTGAACATCCCGCTCATGAGCGCCGCGATGGACACCGTGACCGGGGCCGACATGGCGATCGCGATGGCGCGC
Proteins encoded in this window:
- a CDS encoding PqqD family protein, which gives rise to MPRRNVDFEEGEGGRLVLLRPKFMTGPFARWLQPRLPRKFFRVKLDDVGTLVWRSIDGARTVGDIAEILFAEFGERVEPRHERCSKFVHSLHQGAMIAFVEPGDGAAGGA
- a CDS encoding oligopeptide transporter, OPT family, whose amino-acid sequence is MANEYKPYVDPKETLKELTLPPLILGAIMAVVLGAANVYLGLKAGMTVAATFPAAVLSMAVLKLFKGNILEENIARTTGAVGEALAAGAIFTVPAFILVGAWGDIELFSKEWLLATALLLVGGILGVLLMILLRRTFMEDASLPFPESLACTEIVKAGQGGQSGAGAVFAAMGVAGLVEFFKNGAGVPVIGGHYKGAFKLGEESNGAFPFFTPEPSPAFLAVGYIIGPKYGAIAAAGGIFGWLFLTPVILFMMAQSDTAFATAINGLIADGNTDALFGGEGAFPGLKAIYASNVKMIAIGAMIVGAFFTLFKMRSNLKAGIGRSLKAISGGGGGAAGVEVLRTDKDINVKFVFLAIVLMLLAMLGLYTILCSSFTVSLVVTVVMAIMSFLFAAVAGFLVSIIGSSSNPISGLTLSTLLIAAGLLVLLGMGGQYEADGKTMSATMSAGVLAVLGVATVVCCVAGVAGDMAQDWKVGYLLGGTPWRMEVGGFIGVIAAALFLVSVITLLHQAEMKSDFEKGLKGAQFDQGKIALISGIVGEEAGKPAGLSESTRAALKEKGFSEAEIATIGERAAKARGIGGDGLSAPQAGLMATTSQGIISGQLPWELILIGMMFAFGLIFVGVPSPMLVAVGMYLPFQTTTAIFTGGVIAWIGAKIAKKLGAKDEKEIEAVNNQGLLVASGFVAGEALMGIILAVLVTANIKIVSDPPAWFGMKWLGGVLIAALAFYLIKGSMKGLKTSK
- a CDS encoding TetR/AcrR family transcriptional regulator is translated as MEPRERRAQILGHAARLFGDKGYYDTSIADIIAAAGVARGTFYLYFESKRGIFEELLSGLLAELHDRIRTVETDAGSPSARAQLIDNIARVIRLFADERHMLAILLKGAAGVDKEFDAKLDEFYAEITELMESSLTVGQEMGIVRPCDTRIAAVVALGVFKEVLRYLLENEERAADDPAKLAAEVLDIFSRGVLMDGVSIP